GCCGCTGCCTACTGCTGCCTTGAGGCCATGATGGGATTACCACAAAACCTACCATTTTCCCGTCGCGGCTCAATTGGTGCTTCGAACTCTATTCTGTGGCCGTAACACTGCAGGCTTGGGTCGGGAGCTGGCGTGCAACTCCTATGCACGAGACCACTGGATAATGGTGTCCTTGTGTCGGTGGGCCTGTCCGCTTGGCTGCATCCTTTGAACTCATGTATTGATTCCAAGTCGATCTCTGAATCCTTAAATGACTTGTGCTTTTTTTCGACAACCCGTCAGGAGCCTTCGTAGAGCCGCCTACATTGTTATACGAAGCAAAGGCCTCACACCTAATTTGGTCATTTGCTTTGTAACTCGTATCTCCAGGCCAGTACACGCGTCTGGACACCGCGTAAGTTAACAGCATTCATCGCAATCAAATCATGACTGACTGATCGATCAGCACGGAGCGAGGTATTGGGGTCGAATGACATAGTCGGCAGATTACCTCTTTGTAATCTAGATGCTGGGAACGCCGACCGATCGATATCTACATCACGTCCTCACTTCCTCCTTTCTTTCCTCATCGGCAGTGGTGTCATCTCCGCGCCTCCGATCCGTCCAGCTCCGCAGCGTAGAAATGCCGCGGCTCCTGCGCGTCCATCTCGGGCGGCTGCATCGTCTTGGGCACCTCGGACGCCGAGTACGGCGAGTGATCGTGGTACTCTCCCTGCAGCTCCGAGggcgccaccgtcgtcgaagGTGGCGGGTTCGGGGAGTACGCCTGTTCCATGCCGTGGGGGTGGGCCggcgcctcgacggcggcgccggtctcTTCGGTCGGCACCTTCTTGTGCTTCCGCCGTCTCATGAGGCAGAAGGCGGCCAGCACGATCAGGGCGACGCCCACGACGCCTcccacgacgccgccggcaatGGCGCCGGTGTTTGTTGATCCGGATCCAGAGTCGACGGGCGTCGAGTCGGAACCAGAaccggagaagaagccggagCCCGCGGTGCCGGATTTCATGAGCCCCTCAACCCCTTCAGAGTACTCGACATTCGCGATGTTGCTGCGGCTCATTAGCAAACTCCCATTTGATCAACCCGGAGAAAGCGGAGGGACCCAACCCTTCGTTATACCAAGTCTTGATAGCCTCTGGCGAGTCGTAGCTGGAAGCATCCGCGTTGTACTCGTCCTTCCACGTCATATCCGTCAGGTCGAAAACACCGACCCCCTGAGGGAACGTGTCCGGGTCGCGGAAGAAGTCTGTCGAGTTGTCGTTCCACTTCATCCGGTCGATGCCCCCAAAGGTGACCATCTGCcgctggccggcgacgatgcaTGACATGCAATCGCGCGGCGAGGTGGGTGCGTAGTCCGCCTTCTTCCAGACGAACCCGGGGAGTGATAGGACGTGCACCTCGTCGTAGGTCTCTCGGTTTGCCATGTTGGTGCCGCCAAAGACGAAACTAGGGCCGGGGATTAGCGTGCCGCGGTTGAGGACGTTCCGACGGGGGGTCTTCCATCCACCTACATCTCGCAAGTGTTGTTGCGACTCTGCGCGCCGACGGTGCAGTGCCACATGCGCGCCCCGGGGGCGTTTCCGCTGGTCTTCTGGGAGTACCACTTCTTCGTCACGGGGTCCATGACGTGGATCGATCCGAAGTCGAGCCAGCCCACGTTGCTGTTGCTCTGCCCGCTTCCGATGACGTGCGACCTCCCACCAAAGATCATGATCAAGCCGTTAGGCCCGTAGTTGGGAACGTAGTGCGCGCTGCCCCCGACCAGAGTGCCGTAAGTGGAGTAGGGGGCCTCGGTATGGTTCGTCCACGCCTGGTCCGTTGCCGTGTAGTTGAACTGCAAGAACCCGGGTACGGGGCCCTCTGGGTTGGGGTCGGACTTGGCGTCCGAGTAACCGCCAAAGTAGAAGCCCGAGTCGGGGGTGCTCACGTAGACGCCGCCCTGGGAGCGGGTGAGCTGGGTGAAGAAGTCGTTGCCGGGCTTCAGGTCGGTGCTCcacgagccgccgccgtcgccgttggcgcgGAACTTCCAGAGCCGCGCGGCGGGCGGATCGGCGGTATAGGATGCGAAGCCTCCCCAGATGTAGaacgagctcgtcgagtTGTCGGTGAAGATTGCCTGTCTCATCATGTTCTGGGCACCCTTCTGGGTCTGCTTGATGGCCACATCGGCGGGCTTCCAGGACTTGGAGAGGTCGATGGAGAGGGTGCTTGacagcggcgaggacggtcTCGAGGTGTTCTTGCCGTTTTCGATGTACTGGGACACTTCTCCTCCGTCAAAGTAAGCCCAatcgccgaggacggacGCTGTATGCCATCAGTCACCTTTCGTCGCAGGACTCTCGTGCGAGCCGGGCGGGACTTACCCCGTGCAAAGACTCGTCTCAGGTAGTTGTCGGCCGAGGGAACATCCAAcgcgtcggcatcgtcggcgcgACAAACCGGCGAAAGCTGAGCAATGGCAAGCAATGCCGCTAGCCATGATCGCGGCATCATCATGTGCGGTCGGGCGTGGAAAGAGGAGGTTCCACACAAGGCAATGATGTGTCACGCGTTAGGATGATGCACCAGGTATCGGTTCTCCGAGATGCCTTTTGAGTAAACCGCTGTGAGCCGCCAAACACAGCGTCACTTCATGACATAGGGCGATCACAAAAGGGGTCAAGAAGAAGTTTTTGGACGGTAGAAAGTAGAACAGATGGGAAAGAGTACGAGACACCATCCCCGAGGTCTCCATAGCCCTTTGGTCGGGCAGGATTGGCAAGACACATAGTTTTTGCTGTAGGATTCGGGGATCCGCTTGACTTCGTCGATCAACAAGCAGGCCAACACAACAACCCCTGATCCGACAGTTCACTTCCGAGCAGGACGGTGCGGACCCGCGACACTACTTCCTGGTAATCACCGCCACAGGGTATCGAGCATTAGCGCTGACATGGACCGCTGCCAAACGTGTCTCCCATTGGCGGTGTGTTACTGGGTATTGATGATCAGGGGGATTTTGAGCCACAAAGCCACATCAGAGGCCCTCGCTCAGCCTTGCCAACGGGAGTGGGAGCTAGCTGCATGGCATCCTCCCAACATTGTTGGGCTGGCGTCATTATTTGGGGGATTGCTGCCCTTTGAGAGCGAAGCACCGAGAGGCTTGATGGAGAGCGTGTCATCGAGCGAGGCATATTGTTTTTGGTTGGAACCAGAGAGCCTTGTTATTTAGGGTTTCCAGAGCTGGACATCTGTCTGTTAGTGAATTACAAAGAAGAAAGTGCCCGTCAAGTAACATGTCGAATTCCGTATAGATACCCCCATCGAACAGCCCTGAATTTGTTGCAGACGAACAACATCAGGCAACCGCTACGCTGAGACACTATGGTCGTCTATTCAACTTGCCATGTCTTCATACCCGGGCGGCATTGCTGAGCTTGCTCCACACCGGAGTGGATGCTCGGAGGGGAATACCCATACCGGGTCCACCGCAAAGACGAAAAATCCCCTACTCCCGAGGCTGCATCTTGTCGGTCAAACTTCCAGGCAGCATTTTGGCCTCACAACGCACAGGCCATATAACTTaagatacctacctaggtaccttaggtGAGTGGAACGTGGCACGGGTAGCGGAGACAAGCCGGAGGTAGGCCATCCGACTTTCCGTGAGTGTGTGCTGCCATCAGCCGAACATATAGGTACGTACCTAATCACAGTCCAGTCCCGAGGTGCCCGTGCAGCCCGGCAGATGAGACGTCATTACAAACAATTTTCCCACCACAACCTCAATCACACCCATAAacaccccccacccctccgCGGGCGATCCAATGCCGTAGAGCTAGCAGCTCGGTCACCGACTGCGCCGGACAaaccctcttcttttttaTTTCGTTCATTGTTGACTGGTTTTCGTCTGTTCGCCGGTTGTCCGAAGCAAGCTCCCTTATCAACGATGAACGGCATCACGCGCAACGCGACGCTCGCGGCGCGCAAGCAGCTATCCGCAGCAAGCTTCGTCTGCCGCACCTGCCGTCAACATCGGCAGCGCCGGCCGTACTCGAGCAACGTcgtcccgccgccgcccgctccGCCCACCGCCGGCTACGCGGCCCTCCCGTCGCGCCGTCTCAtctccgtcgccggccccgacgccgccaagttCTTGCAAGGCGTCATCACACGCAACATCGCGTCCAAGGAGGCCCGCGAGCGACAGACGGGCTTCTACGCCGCCTTCCTCAACGCCACCGGCCGCGTGCTGCACGACGTTTTCATCTACCCGGACATCgccggtctcggcggcgccgcggcggccgagtcCGAGCAGGCCGGCACCCGGTTCCTgatcgaggtcgacgccaacgaggcc
The genomic region above belongs to Colletotrichum higginsianum IMI 349063 chromosome 2, whole genome shotgun sequence and contains:
- a CDS encoding Kelch repeat protein, which encodes MMPRSWLAALLAIAQLSPVCRADDADALDVPSADNYLRRVFARASVLGDWAYFDGGEVSQYIENGKNTSRPSSPLSSTLSIDLSKSWKPADVAIKQTQKGAQNMMRQAIFTDNSTSSFYIWGGFASYTADPPAARLWKFRANGDGGGSWSTDLKPGNDFFTQLTRSQGGVYVSTPDSGFYFGGYSDAKSDPNPEGPVPGFLQFNYTATDQAWTNHTEAPYSTYGTLVGGSAHYVPNYGPNGLIMIFGGRSHVIGSGQSNSNVGWLDFGSIHVMDPVTKKWYSQKTSGNAPGARMWHCTVGAQSRNNTCEIFVFGGTNMANRETYDEVHVLSLPGFVWKKADYAPTSPRDCMSCIVAGQRQMVTFGGIDRMKWNDNSTDFFRDPDTFPQGVGVFDLTDMTWKDEYNADASSYDSPEAIKTWYNEGNIANVEYSEGVEGLMKSGTAGSGFFSGSGSDSTPVDSGSGSTNTGAIAGGVVGGVVGVALIVLAAFCLMRRRKHKKVPTEETGAAVEAPAHPHGMEQAYSPNPPPSTTVAPSELQGEYHDHSPYSASEVPKTMQPPEMDAQEPRHFYAAELDGSEARR